A region of the Bacteroidota bacterium genome:
ACGTAGCAGGTTGCGGTGTAATGGGTGATTATGATTTTCCAATTTATGTTTACGACCACTCATTTGGTGCAGGCGGATTTGCAATTACCGGCGGTTATGTTTATCGCGGAACACAAAATCCCGGAATGTATGGCTATTATATTTTTTGTGATTATGTTACCGGAAACTGGTGGACTACCGTTAGCAATGGCGCAGGTGGATGGATCAGTGCAATGAGTGATTTTGCATTTGATGGTATTTCATCTTTTGGTGAAGGTGTTGATGGTGAAATTTATTGTTCATCATTAAGCAGCGGCGAAATTTATCACGTAGTAGATAAATGTTCAAATATTGATTTAAGTTTTTTAGTAACAGATAATGCAGCACCAACAACTTCAAACGGTGCAATTAATTTAACCGTAACAGGTGGAGTTACACCTTATAGTTATAGTTGGTCAAATGGATCTACAACTCAGGATATTTCCGGTTTACCTTCAGGAACTTATACCGTTACAGTTTCTGATGCACAAGGTTGTAACGTAGAAGGTGAAACATTTGTTGATGATAATTGTACCGGTGCAACCGGATTGGTTGTTACTGCTGTAACGTCAACAACTGCAACAATAGATTGGGACGATGTTGGTGCAACAAGTTATAAAGTATTATACAAACCTGCGGGCCCGGGCGCATTTACCAGTGTGAATGCAGCTACTTCAAATAAAACTTTAACCGGTTTATCGCCAAGCACAACTTATACTTATAAAGTACGCAATAAATGTCCTGGTGCACCGGGTAATTTCACAGTAAACGGAACAAACTTTACCACTAACCCTTTACGCGAAGGTGAAGTTGCTCCGGCAATGGAAATATATCCTAACCCTGGTTCAGGTGTGTTTTATATTGATGGCGTTACCAGTGGCGATTTAATTTCCGTTCGTGATATTGCAGGCAGATTAATTTTATCTACTACAATAAGCGACGATGCATTTATCGACTTATCAGGTAATGCTGATGGTGTGTATTTTGTTGAGGTAAGTGATGAAGGAATAATTATTGCAACAGAAAAAATTATTCTTGCACATTAATTAAATATTTAATTCCAATAAAAAATCCGTGTTTAACTTTAAACACGGATTTTTTATTTTATTGCACCAGTAATGGTTTTACTATTTCCGACCACAACCGGTAACCCTTTCGATTCATATGCAATTTATCTTCAAAAAATAAAGTGATGTCAGGTTGCCCGTCTGCCGCAAGCATTGGCGTAAACACATCCGCATATACAATGTTTTGTTCATTGGCTATAAATGCCTGAACAAGTGTATTGTATGCAAATATTTTACTCATCATACCTAATTTCGACGGACTCGGTTTTAATCCGATATAAACAATTGGTGTTTCCGGATATTTAGCTCTGATGATGCCGTATAATGTTTTAAATCGTTCAAATACAATTTCCGGCGTCACATTATATTCATTCGCAAAATCGTTTTCACCACAATAAATTACAAATTGTTTTGCATCGTGTTTTAAGGCAATATCATTCGCATATTTAATTTGGTCATTTAATGTTGACCCACCAAAACCCCGATTTAAAACAGGATATCCTGCAAAAGAACTATCTAAATCAATCCAGTTTTTTATAGATGAACTGCCAATAAAAACAATTGGATGTTCAGGAATTTTTGAAGTATCATCTGCGTGTTTGTAATAATTTATTTCCGGCTCAAATTTTCCGGCATCCGGTTGTGCTGCAACTTCGCCCTGAATTTTAAATAACAACAGCAAACTTGCAATTTTATATTTCATTTTTTTGAAAAATTGGGATAATGGACGCATTGTGGTAATCAATCAAATTGTGTGCTAATAATAAACTGCAAAATTAACTTAAAAATTGTGTGTTCAACCGCCAAATTTAACAAGGTTTGGCATATAAAATTTGCAGAAAACACGGGTTTTAGTGCAGAAAATTGACATTTTAGTTAACGAAAATTAACAAATTGTCATTTATTTGTTATTTTTAACTAAAATCCACGTTTATGAAAAAAAGCTACTTAAAAATGTTAGTGATAGCCGGCCTGTTTGGCAGCAGTGCGGCTTATGGCCAGCTTGATCCTCCTTGTCTGGTGCCCGGAGCTACTTTATGCGACAACTTTGATGCCTATACTTCCGGCGACCCGCTTGGTCCCGGCGCGTCCTGGTTTACTACCTGGAGCGGAACCGAGGGTGGGGCAGAAGATGGAACAATCAGCTCCGATTATGCCTATTCCGGTGCTAATTCAGCACTTATTCCCGAAGGTGGTTCTACCGATGTTATCTTAAAATTAGGTAACCTGACCACCGGAAAATACCATCTCAACTGGCAAATGTATATACCTGATGGCAACATGGGTTACTACAATATTCAGGAATCTGAAACGCCCGGTGTTGCTTGGAATATGGAAGTGTATTTCGGAAACGTAACTTCAGGTGATGGTTCATTTATTGTTCCTGTTGGTCCTGACTTTACTTATCCTGTTGGTGAATGGTTTTTAGTTGAACATATTATCGACCTCGATGCCAATACCATTGAAGTAAAATTAAATGGCACAACAATTATGTCCGACGTTTTTGCGGGCAGTTTAGGTGCTATCGATTTTTATTCTGCCGGTGTAAATAACAGAATGTATTTTGATGATGTTGTGCTCATGGAAGAATTACCTGCAGAGGCATGTGCAATTCCCGGTGCAATTTTTTGTGATAATATTGATACCTACACTGCCGGCGATGCAGTTGGCCCTTATGCCGACTGGTGGAGCACATGGAGTGGTGTAGAAGGTGGTGCTGAAGATGGCGTTGTGAGCGATGCGCACGCTTATTCAGGAACTAATTCAGTATTAATTCCAAATACAGGTTCTACCGATTGTATTTTAAAATTAGGTGATGCCACAAGTGGTGTTTTACGTTTAGAATGGCAAATGTATGTGCCTTCAGGAAGTTCTGCATATTATAATATTCAGGAATCTGAAGTACCCGGTGTTGCCTGGAATCTCGAATTATATTTCGGCGATATCACCGATGGTCAGGGCGAATTTACTGTTCCTGCTTTAGGCCCAACTTTTTCTTATCCTGTTGACCAATGGT
Encoded here:
- a CDS encoding G-D-S-L family lipolytic protein → MKYKIASLLLLFKIQGEVAAQPDAGKFEPEINYYKHADDTSKIPEHPIVFIGSSSIKNWIDLDSSFAGYPVLNRGFGGSTLNDQIKYANDIALKHDAKQFVIYCGENDFANEYNVTPEIVFERFKTLYGIIRAKYPETPIVYIGLKPSPSKLGMMSKIFAYNTLVQAFIANEQNIVYADVFTPMLAADGQPDITLFFEDKLHMNRKGYRLWSEIVKPLLVQ
- a CDS encoding PQQ-dependent sugar dehydrogenase, with product MQNKLRKLLTIAALGLSTAMYAQPVLDLEVLPSPGFNSPVDIANAGDSRLFIVEQDGYIRILNTDGTSSLFLDIDSKVKSSGSEQGLLGLAFDPNYAVNGYFYVNYTNNTGTGNTVIARYTRNAVNPNIADVASEVILLSIVQPFTNHNGGNLEFGPDGYLYIGTGDGGSGGDPGNRAQDITDQKLGKMLRIDVSTVPYSIPADNPFVGITGDDEIYQYGLRNPWRFTFDRLTGDLWIGDVGQGAWEEVDFHQAGSPAGENWGWRCYEGNSTYNVAGCGVMGDYDFPIYVYDHSFGAGGFAITGGYVYRGTQNPGMYGYYIFCDYVTGNWWTTVSNGAGGWISAMSDFAFDGISSFGEGVDGEIYCSSLSSGEIYHVVDKCSNIDLSFLVTDNAAPTTSNGAINLTVTGGVTPYSYSWSNGSTTQDISGLPSGTYTVTVSDAQGCNVEGETFVDDNCTGATGLVVTAVTSTTATIDWDDVGATSYKVLYKPAGPGAFTSVNAATSNKTLTGLSPSTTYTYKVRNKCPGAPGNFTVNGTNFTTNPLREGEVAPAMEIYPNPGSGVFYIDGVTSGDLISVRDIAGRLILSTTISDDAFIDLSGNADGVYFVEVSDEGIIIATEKIILAH